Proteins encoded by one window of Eriocheir sinensis breed Jianghai 21 unplaced genomic scaffold, ASM2467909v1 Scaffold642, whole genome shotgun sequence:
- the LOC126993626 gene encoding activin receptor type-1-like isoform X2, translated as MATFLRLAVILLTTTSVFSRVPQDNVDNEDQTWRGGGKEGEGGGGTETTRSVIPDGREPPPPFGAGVSEGGVENPFQLNLLEVLQNMSSQQQGPSPSSTTTLPPDYYSGLPTVSCYKCYQPNCDSLTTCHNALKCWQAQYMTDNGQLVNARGCLSKPDHVPMQCNIKTNPERPLIMDCCNTDMCNNGTLPPLPSFAKDGAGGESQLLRVFLWHVLPILGVVVVAVVVVVVLRRAHQRRMREYAAAAASALPLHHNLYRDDLRATAAGDSTLREIFNDSITSGSGSGLPLLIQRTLAKQIWLAEVIGKGRYGEVWCGVWQGEKVAVKIFFSRDEASWARETEIYSTVLLRHENILGFYGSDMTSRGSCTQLWLVTHYHPRGSLHDYLTTHTLDHTGLITVALSTINGLLHLHTEIFGSQGKPAIAHRDIKSKNILVKSHSGACVIADFGLAVMHTQTTGEINISNNPRVGTKRYMSPEVLNESINMSVFESFRKVDIYALGLVLWEVCRRYVSNGLVDEYRVPFHDQVPSDPSFDDMKKVVCVDQQRPMIPNRWTSDPVLAGMSKIIRECWHQNPNVRLTALRVKKSLMKLAQEDTKNKVDIDY; from the exons ATGGCGACCTTCCTCCGCCTGGCTGTGATCCTCCTCACAACAACTTCAGTCTTTTCTCGCGTCCCACAGG aCAATGTTGATAATGAAGATCAaacctggagaggaggaggaaaggaaggagaaggaggaggaggaacagagacaACGCGCTCAGTGATCCCAGATGGTCGTGAACCTCCACCGCCT TTTGGCGCGGGTGTCAGTGAGGGTGGTGTTGAGAACCCCTTCCAACTAAACCTGCTGGAGGTGCTGCAGAACATGTCCTCCCAGCAGCAGGGCCCCTccccctccagcaccaccaccctgcCCCCCGACTACTACTCTGGCCTGCCCACTGTGTCCTGCTACAAGTGCTACCAACCCAACTGCGACAGCCTCACCACCTGCCACAATGCtctgaag tGCTGGCAGGCTCAATACATGACGGACAATGGACAGCTGGTGAACGCACGCGGCTGCCTCTCCAAGCCGGACCACGTGCCCATGCAGTGTAACATTAAGACAAACCCAGAGAGGCCGCTCATCATGGACTGCTGCAACACTGACATGTGCAATAATGGCACGCTGCCCCCCCTGCCCTCCTTTGCCAaagatg GTGCTGGCGGTGAGTCCCAGCTGCTCCGAGTGTTCCTATGGCACGTGTTACCCAtcctgggcgtggtggtggtggcagtggtagtggtggtggtgcttcgtCGTGCCCACCAGCGCCGCATGAGGGAGTACGCCGCTGCTGCCGCCTCCGCCCTGCCGctacaccacaacctctaccggGATGACCTCAGAGCCACGGCCGCTGGGGACTCTACTCTGAGG GAGATCTTCAACGACTCCATCACCTCAGGCAGTGGGTCCGGTCTTCCTCTGCTCATCCAGCGCACACTCGCCAAGCAGATCTGGCTGGCGGAGGTGATTGGCAAG GGGCGGTATGGCGAGGTGTGGTGCGGGGTGTGGCAGGGAGAGAAGGTGGCTGTCAAGATATTTTTCTCCCGTGATGAGGCGTCCTGGGCCAGGGAGACAGAAATATACAG CACGGTTCTTCTACGCCACGAGAACATCCTTGGCTTCTACGGCTCGGACATGACGTCGAGAGGGTCATGCACACAGCTCTGGCTCGTCACACACTACCACCCGCGTGGCTCCCTGCACGACTACCTCACCACCCACACCCTCGACCACACGGGCCTCATCACCGTTGCCCTCTCCACCATCAatggcctcctccacctccacactgAGATATTCGGTAGTCAGGGGAAGCCAGCCATTGCCCACCGAGATATAAAGTCCAAGAATATATTGGTGAAG TCACACTCAGGCGCCTGTGTGATCGCTGACTTCGGCCTGGCGGTGATGCACACTCAGACCACCGGCGAGATCAACATAAGCAACAACCCGCGTGTCGGCACCAAGCGATACATGAGCCCTGAGGTCCTCAATGAGTC GATCAACATGAGCGTCTTTGAGTCATTCCGCAAGGTTGACATCTACGCGCTGGGACTCGTGCTGTGGGAGGTGTGTCGCCGCTACGTGTCGAACGGCCTCGTCGATGAGTACCGTGTCCCCTTCCATGACCAGGTTCCGTCCGACCCCAGCTTTGATGACATGAAGAAGGTGGTGTGTGTGGACCAGCAGAGACCCATGATCCCCAACCGATGGACCTCTGACCCG GTATTGGCGGGGATGTCTAAGATCATCCGCGAGTGTTGGCACCAGAACCCCAACGTGCGGCTGACGGCTCTCAGGGTCAAGAAGTCCCTCATGAAGCTTGCGCAGGAGGACACAAAGAACAAGGTGGACATCGACTACTGA
- the LOC126993626 gene encoding activin receptor type-1-like isoform X1 has product MATFLRLAVILLTTTSVFSRVPQDNVDNEDQTWRGGGKEGEGGGGTETTRSVIPDGREPPPPVSGKFGAGVSEGGVENPFQLNLLEVLQNMSSQQQGPSPSSTTTLPPDYYSGLPTVSCYKCYQPNCDSLTTCHNALKCWQAQYMTDNGQLVNARGCLSKPDHVPMQCNIKTNPERPLIMDCCNTDMCNNGTLPPLPSFAKDGAGGESQLLRVFLWHVLPILGVVVVAVVVVVVLRRAHQRRMREYAAAAASALPLHHNLYRDDLRATAAGDSTLREIFNDSITSGSGSGLPLLIQRTLAKQIWLAEVIGKGRYGEVWCGVWQGEKVAVKIFFSRDEASWARETEIYSTVLLRHENILGFYGSDMTSRGSCTQLWLVTHYHPRGSLHDYLTTHTLDHTGLITVALSTINGLLHLHTEIFGSQGKPAIAHRDIKSKNILVKSHSGACVIADFGLAVMHTQTTGEINISNNPRVGTKRYMSPEVLNESINMSVFESFRKVDIYALGLVLWEVCRRYVSNGLVDEYRVPFHDQVPSDPSFDDMKKVVCVDQQRPMIPNRWTSDPVLAGMSKIIRECWHQNPNVRLTALRVKKSLMKLAQEDTKNKVDIDY; this is encoded by the exons ATGGCGACCTTCCTCCGCCTGGCTGTGATCCTCCTCACAACAACTTCAGTCTTTTCTCGCGTCCCACAGG aCAATGTTGATAATGAAGATCAaacctggagaggaggaggaaaggaaggagaaggaggaggaggaacagagacaACGCGCTCAGTGATCCCAGATGGTCGTGAACCTCCACCGCCTGTGAGTGGAAAG TTTGGCGCGGGTGTCAGTGAGGGTGGTGTTGAGAACCCCTTCCAACTAAACCTGCTGGAGGTGCTGCAGAACATGTCCTCCCAGCAGCAGGGCCCCTccccctccagcaccaccaccctgcCCCCCGACTACTACTCTGGCCTGCCCACTGTGTCCTGCTACAAGTGCTACCAACCCAACTGCGACAGCCTCACCACCTGCCACAATGCtctgaag tGCTGGCAGGCTCAATACATGACGGACAATGGACAGCTGGTGAACGCACGCGGCTGCCTCTCCAAGCCGGACCACGTGCCCATGCAGTGTAACATTAAGACAAACCCAGAGAGGCCGCTCATCATGGACTGCTGCAACACTGACATGTGCAATAATGGCACGCTGCCCCCCCTGCCCTCCTTTGCCAaagatg GTGCTGGCGGTGAGTCCCAGCTGCTCCGAGTGTTCCTATGGCACGTGTTACCCAtcctgggcgtggtggtggtggcagtggtagtggtggtggtgcttcgtCGTGCCCACCAGCGCCGCATGAGGGAGTACGCCGCTGCTGCCGCCTCCGCCCTGCCGctacaccacaacctctaccggGATGACCTCAGAGCCACGGCCGCTGGGGACTCTACTCTGAGG GAGATCTTCAACGACTCCATCACCTCAGGCAGTGGGTCCGGTCTTCCTCTGCTCATCCAGCGCACACTCGCCAAGCAGATCTGGCTGGCGGAGGTGATTGGCAAG GGGCGGTATGGCGAGGTGTGGTGCGGGGTGTGGCAGGGAGAGAAGGTGGCTGTCAAGATATTTTTCTCCCGTGATGAGGCGTCCTGGGCCAGGGAGACAGAAATATACAG CACGGTTCTTCTACGCCACGAGAACATCCTTGGCTTCTACGGCTCGGACATGACGTCGAGAGGGTCATGCACACAGCTCTGGCTCGTCACACACTACCACCCGCGTGGCTCCCTGCACGACTACCTCACCACCCACACCCTCGACCACACGGGCCTCATCACCGTTGCCCTCTCCACCATCAatggcctcctccacctccacactgAGATATTCGGTAGTCAGGGGAAGCCAGCCATTGCCCACCGAGATATAAAGTCCAAGAATATATTGGTGAAG TCACACTCAGGCGCCTGTGTGATCGCTGACTTCGGCCTGGCGGTGATGCACACTCAGACCACCGGCGAGATCAACATAAGCAACAACCCGCGTGTCGGCACCAAGCGATACATGAGCCCTGAGGTCCTCAATGAGTC GATCAACATGAGCGTCTTTGAGTCATTCCGCAAGGTTGACATCTACGCGCTGGGACTCGTGCTGTGGGAGGTGTGTCGCCGCTACGTGTCGAACGGCCTCGTCGATGAGTACCGTGTCCCCTTCCATGACCAGGTTCCGTCCGACCCCAGCTTTGATGACATGAAGAAGGTGGTGTGTGTGGACCAGCAGAGACCCATGATCCCCAACCGATGGACCTCTGACCCG GTATTGGCGGGGATGTCTAAGATCATCCGCGAGTGTTGGCACCAGAACCCCAACGTGCGGCTGACGGCTCTCAGGGTCAAGAAGTCCCTCATGAAGCTTGCGCAGGAGGACACAAAGAACAAGGTGGACATCGACTACTGA